The Prevotella herbatica genome contains the following window.
GTATTCCCTTGCCACATTGTCAGAAGGCAAGATATCTAGAAGACATCTTATAAGTTTATAGGCGTGATTTCCATCGAGGAGTCTAGCCCATAGATTTATTTTCCAACCTATACTCCAGCCTGTTGCTTCATCACCTCTTTGTAAAAGTGTATTCTTAACAGCCTCGAAGAGTTGCGGAGTGCGGGTTGCCGAAATCTGACTGCTTGGGAAAAGTCCGTATGCATGAGATACATGACGATGATTATCATGTGGATCATCTTCATCCTCCAACCATTCTTGCAACTGGCCATATCGCCCTACCTGCATAGGGGCAAGCAGCGTTAATCTATCTTTAAGACTGTCAATATATTCCTGTGGTTCTTTTAAAATCTCTGAAGCCTGCAAAGCATTACTTAATACATCGAAAGCTATCTGATTATCCATAGTACAGCCTGCAACTACAGATGAAGCTCCATGTGGTCCATGTTCTGGAGATATACTAGGACAAGTAACCATCCAACCATACTTAGGATGCTTAACCATTGCTGTTAAATAGAAATCAGCAGCACCTTTCAGTTGAGGATAAACATTTTCTAGATATCCTTTATCACCATTGAAAAGATAGCGTTGCCAAAGATGGGTACTCAACCATCCTGCACCATTTGGCCACATTCCCCAAGTAGCACCATCAACCATTCCTGTAGAACGCCAGATGTCTGTATTGTGATGAGCGACATAGCCCTTTGCACCATACATTTCAGCAGCAGTTTTCCTACCAGTAACGCTAATATCCTTTACCAACTGAATTAAAGGAAATTCCGTTTCTGAAAGATTAGTGGTCTGTGCTGGCCAATAATTCATTTCTGTATTTATGTTGATAGTGTATTTCCCATCCCAAGGAGCATTAAGGTTATCATTCCAAAGACCTTGTAAGTTAGCCGCTTGACCACCAGGCTGAGAAGAAGAAATCAAAAGGTATCTGCCATATTGAAATACCAAAGAGACAAATGAAGGATCATTATCTTTATTGAAATCAGCAAGTCTCCTATCTGTTGGCTTATTTATATCAGCAGTACACGGTAGATCCAACGATACTCTGCCAAATTGTTTTTTATAGTAGTCAACGTGATTTACTATAGCCGTGGAGAAATTCTTTTTCATTGCATTCTCAAGCAATGCTACCGATTTTTCTGTTTCATTACCGCTAATATCATGATAGTTCACGAAATTCGTTGCGGAAGACAAATAAAGAACTACATCTGTAGCATTTGATACAATAAGTCTTGAACTTGTTAATTCCGTTTTTCCGCCTTCATTCTTCACATCCAAAACAGTCTGCATACGTATTTTTCCTTCTACGCCTTCATGTGACAGACACTTGCCTTTCAGAACCAGTCGTCCTTCTTCTAAACCAACAGTATGTGGAAGCGGAGAATCAAAACTTGCATTAAAAGATATAGAATGCGGTTTACTTGCAGAAATGTGAATTATAACAACGTTATCGGTAAAAGAAGATATGACTTCTCGTTTATATGTTACTCCATCAATATCAAATTTTGTAGTAGCAACAGCTCTGCTAAGGTCCAGCTCACGTCGATATGAAGTTGGCTTGTCAATAAATGGAGCATCAATCAGCAGACTTCCCACCGTCTCATACGGCATACCGTGCTGTCCCGTCATAAAATACATGTTAATCATTTGCTCGGCACTACGTGTGTCCCCAGTAAAAATGAGATTACGTATTTTTGTTAGGGTATCAGGATTTATTGCCCTGTAATTATTATAAGGAGAACCTCCCCACACTGTGTTTTCATTAAGCTGAATTCGCTCATGATTAACACCCCCATAAATCATGGCACCCATACGTCCGTTACCAACAGGTAAAGCTTCCTGCCAAATAGCTGCTGGTCTGTTATACCATAAATTCAAGTCTGCTGAATAGGTATTCAGAGACATCATTGAAAACAGCAATGGAATTATTGTTTTAGCATTCATATTCGCAATTTTATAACTATACAATAACTTTAGAATTGTATGCAAATTTATAAAAAATAAATGGTTTTTCAAAATTTTAATTCTTACTATTACATTAAATATTATTTTATAGCCACGCATTTGCCGCTAATTATATATACTCCTTTGGATAGTTTTTTAAAAACATCAGCCATCTTTAACTTTGAATAAAGAAGCATACCTGAAAGATTATACACATCAACAAACTTGTCAGTTTCTTCAATCTGCTGGATACCTGTGACAGGAGTATCGCCGTCGTTACTGAAGAAAATATTCTTTATAGAGATATCACCGCCACCCAAAGACCAAAAGCCAGCTATATAGATATGTGACAGGTCTAAGGGAGTTGTAGTTTTATTTTTCACTAACTTTGCTAGTTCTATTCTTACAGTGGTGCTGCTACCTATATCCGTCATTGAAGGACTGCTCCAATAGCTATTTTCATCAAAGAGTCGAAAAGAAGCACCGTTACTTTGCGCTTTATTTAGTTCTATTACTATGTACTTATAACTAGAGAAGTCTACTCCATTAGTATATTCCCAACCTCCAAAACCATATTGCCCCGTAACCAATGTATGTGTAGATTCATCAAACGCACCACTTGCATAAATGGAAGGATTAATACCAGCAGCTGTAAGAGGGAATGTATTTACAAATATATTAATATTTGTAGAAACGGTATTACCAAGTGCATCATTGTAACTTGCTGTCACTACAGCATTGCCTTCATTGTAAGATGTTAATCTCGCATTCTTGACACCAACGACCTTATCGTTTGAGACCTTATAATTAGCACTCGAAGTTATATCTTCTGTATGTCCGTCTTTATATGTAGCAGTAAGAACAAACGATTTCGCTGAATTTGTAAGCAAGGAATAAGAAGGTTTGTCTGCTGATATAGAAACTGCAGTAAGATAGCTTTCTGAATGTGCCACAGAGGACTTGTCGTAGAATGTATCTTCCGAAAAGTCCTTTTCTGTTGAAAACCAGTCCACGTCTACATGTCCTCCAAGTTCCTTTGTAGCGTAGTTGAATATACCGAAACGATTTCCTACAAATACTGATAAATTATACTTCATGTCCAAGTCCTGTCCAAACTTAGTATATGTAACGTTATCAAGACTATAATAGAATGTAGCCTTGGATGTAGCGATGTCGGCAACAGCACGCAGATATATCACAGAATCACATGCTATCACATTTGAATAAACCTTTTTATCTGCTGTATTACTCTGTACAAGATTAAAATTGCTGCCCTGCTTGTTTATTGCAATATAAGCATAAGGATTCTGGAATACAGCAATTCCAGCCATATCCCCGTCATACATTTTGCTTATGTTCATTCGTATAGTACCATAAGATGGTTTAGTATTGTCCCTATATCCAAAGATACGCTGTGTAAGCATATTACGAGACTTCTGCAACGAATCTGTTACAGATGCTGTGTAAAGACGTAACCTCCCCGGATTTTCAAGCAGAGACCATTTTGCCTTGTCTGGATTATGATTCCATTGCCATTGGCTTCCCAAAAGATAATTTTTGAAATTATCATTTGTCGGCATATACTTTCTGTCATAGTTCACACCAACATTCGGTTTAGTGTATGTTCCTGCATCTACGCCATTATTACCAATAACTGGCCAGTTATCATTCCAAGTCACAGGCAGCAGATAAGGCATTCTACCAAAAGCTCCGCAATCCTTCATTAACATTGTCCACCATTCACCGCTTTGAGTCTGTATCATCGCTCCCTGATGAATGTCGTCACTATTAAAGACTTCTTTCTTTTCGTAAGGACCAAAAACGTTTTTTGATCGGAAGCACCACTGTGTCGCAGGCCATGCACAACAAGTAGAATAGATATAATAATACCCATCTTTCTTGAAGAAATGGCTTCCTTCAAGTCCATCAAAGCCTCCGTCAACATCAGCTTCCTTCACAGGGGCAAAGTTATCATCCAACTGAATAACCTTTAGGTTTCCGTTTCCACATACCACGTAAGTCGTACCGTCCTCATCTGTCATAAGTCCTGGATCATAATATCCACGTGAAAGACGTGTCATTGTCCAAGGACCCTCTGCATTTGTAGCCGACAATAGATAACCTCCTGCATCATCACCATTGCCAAAAGCATTGAAGAGTATATAGAATTTGCCATTCTTGTACATCAAGCTATTAGCCCATGCACCTTTGGAATAAATATTTTTACCATCTTCAAGATTGTATTCTGCATTAACCGACATCTTTTCAAGAGGATTACAGCAATATTCCCAATTCACTAAATCTTTTGATTTAAGCAGGGTACAACCCGGAAAATTATGCATTGTGGTGGTCACCATGTAATATGTATCACCAACCTTCTGAACATCCGGGTCTGGAAAATCAGCCTGAATAACAGGGTTAGTGAATGTTCCGTCTCCATTATCAGAACATGATTTAAATGTAAAATCAGTATGTGGGTATTGTTTATTTGCATAATCCTGATACCAATGATAAGCAGGCCAAGGACATGCTTCATTATCAGTTAGGAAAGTATCACCATTTCCTTGTTCATCCTTGAACTGTGCTAGAAGTTCTGGAGTTGTGAATATCAGCCAACTTACATTTCCACAATCGTCTGTTATCTTCTTAAAGTTTGCACCAAAACCTGTTCCACCAGCAGTTCCTGTAACACCTTTACCAAATGAGGAATTATACTTTTCTGGTGCCCAGTCCATTTCCGTAACAACTATAGGCGCCAAATCTGAAATTGGTTTTATCTGTTTGTTCCAACCATCATTAAACAATTGATAGTTTACATTAGGTGTATTTTCTGATCCACTATTATACCATCCAGGATAGCAATGCACAGCATAGCCGACATTTTCGCCCTTTATCGGATAGTCGGCAAAACCTTCGTAGTTTGCTTGATAGCTCAATCCTGGCACCAATACAATATTATTACAATTAGCACGAATGGTATTGGTTATCGTTTGGAAATATTCACTCAACTCCTTGAAACCTGCCTGCTTACCATCAGACCAGATACGTACTGGTTCATTGGCAAGCTCAAACATGATATTTGGATTATTCTTGATATATGAATCGGCAGAAACATAATTCCAAACCTTGATAAGATACTGTTGATATGCATCACCCACAGCTATAGACTCTGGGCATACACCAGGTGGACGCATAATAACATAAAGTCCGTGACTGATTGCATATTTAGCCATTGGCACAAAAACACTTTGAAAGTATTTTGTGAAACGATCGTAATCAAAAGCCGAGATATCATTCTCCCCGGTTGTCCTAATACCAGGAGTATTTGACCAATAAGGGTCCATGTGTAAACGCAAGAAGTTTACCTTCCACCCAGCATTTAATATATCGTTTATTAATCCTTGGTTATAAGTTAAGCATGCGTTGACATCATAGTTATTCCATTTGGTTCCACGCTCATTAAACCACGGACTATAAGTCTGGGCAAAGCCATGAAGGTTTACTATGTTTCCATTAGAGTCTTTGAAATACCTGCCTTCTACATGCAGTTGCGGCATCGCCATCCCTTCCCAAGCAGAGACTGTTATTGAAGAGAATAACAAGATTATATATAATATAGTCTTTAAGGTTTTATTTCTCATAACAAATAATAGATTATTATTTATGCAGTCATACATTATTTAAATTCGACACGCTGCATTTTGACTTTACAAAAGTAATATAATAAATTATAATATGATTAATGACATATTACATATACTTTTCGTAGTGTAACATATTAAGTTTTTATGAATATAATAATCTAAAATCTTATCTTTACTACAATAAAAGGCACAAAGAAAGGCGGAGAAAATTTTATCATTCCCCGCCCCATTGTTCTTGTTCTGATTATTAAAATCAGATAGTCATATTGTATGACTAAAAGAAATTAGGTTGACCATCCTCTAACGGATTGGTTCCTATTTGATTACGATTCAAATATATGAAATAAAGAAATACGTTCCAACTAATTTCTTCATTATTTTTCGATTTTAACATTGTAATCGCACACAAGATCAGAAGGACAAATATAACATGCGATTTTGATAATTGTTTCATCTATATCATCCTTCTGGCATAACTTTTCACCTTATATATTATATATAAGCACATACTTAACACATTTGCATTATTCATTTCATACATGTAATCACAATGTAAGGATTTAATAACTTCAAGGCAATGTTATTGAAACATTTCCCATCTATCTTTGCAATGTCTAAAAAAAGACAAACTAAAGATTAACATGAAAAGATTTAAAAGGGAAACAGTAGCACTGCTACTAATGATGATTACAAATTTCGGATTTGCACAGCGCATTAACGGAAACGTTGTTGACAAAAAAACGGGAGAGCCACTTATCGGAGCAACTGTCCAAGTAGAGGGTTGTGACATTGCAGCGGTAACTGACGCAAGCGGAAAATTCAGTTTATCAGGACTGAAAAACGACGGAGCATACAATCTTATTATAAAGTATATATCGTATCAGACTAGAAAAATTGACGGCGTGCAATCTTCTTCAAATGAGCAGGATAACACGATAAGTGTGGCTTTAAAAGAAGACGAGCAACAACTGGGCGAAGTTACCATTACAGCGGTTGAGCGTAAAAATACAGAGGTGGCAATGGTACAACTAGCCAAAAACAGTTCCGTCATAGTGAGCAACATATCGGCACAAGAAATACAGAGAACACAAGATTCAAATGCGGGAGAGGTAATACGACGCGTGCCAGGAGTAAGCCTCATCGAAGACAAGTTTGTCATGGTGAGAGGGCTCTCGCAAAGATACAACAACGTATGGATTAATGGAGGAGCTGTTCCTAGCAGTGAAGCTGACGCAAGAGCTTTCTCTTTCGATATAATTCCAAGTTCACAAATTGATAACCTTACTATTATAAAAACACCTTCTTCGGATTATCCAGCTGATTACACAGGAGGATTTATTCTTGTAAACACAAAGGAAATTCCAGAGGAGAACTCTTTCAACATATCAGTAGGAGGTAATTGGAACAGTAGCTCAGCTTTCAGAAATTTCTATTCAGCTAAACATTCAGCAACAGACTTTTTGGGGTTTGACAATGGAATGCGCTCTATGAATAAGATGAATAATAACTGGAATGTAAAGCGCTCTACTCCTATTGGTGATATGAAACTCGCAATGGGATACAACCATAAATGGAACATACGTGGAAATAAGGTTGGACTCATTGCAGCAGCAAACTATAGCAGTGAGCAACAGACCCACGAGAATATGGAAAATAATCTCTTTGGTGTGTATGATGTAGCTAACGACAGAAGCAATTATCTTCGCAAGTCAACCGACAATCAATATTCCACCAATGTAAGACTTGGCGCAATGCTCAACATTACCTTTCTTAGTGCAGGAGGTAACAACAAATATCAGTTTAAAAACATTTTCAATCAAATCGGTAACTCCAGATATACATGGCGTGATGGCGTAAGCGCACAAGCCAATTTGGAACGTTCTGCAGAATATTACTACAGAAGCCGAACAACATACAACGGTCAGTTTACGGGTAAGCATACCTTTAGCAGCGATGCACTTGACTGGAGCATTGGCTATGCGTATGCTAACCGTAATCTTCCTGACCGCCGTAGATATTTAACAGATGATGCTTTGGAAAGTGGTGTATATGCATTGTCAACAGGTAACGACATTTCACGAGAATGGACACGCCTTGACGAACATATATTATCGGCAAGCATCAACGACGCACATAAATTTAAATTTAATTCATGGCAACCCGTATTAAAGTTTGGTGCTTATGGTGAATATCGTACCAGAAAATATACCACACATGAATTCATATACAACTGGAATGCCGACAATAATACTCTGCCGACTAACTTCAGACACATGGACATTCCTACACTCTTGAGCGACGGCAGCAATTATGGTGACAATAAACTCAACTTGCTTGAGCTAGTAAGAATGCGCAATAACTACAGCGGACACAACTCTCTCGCCGCAGGATACCTAGCTGCTTCACTTCCCTTTGGCAAACTGGATATCAATGCCGGTGTCCGCTATGAATATAATCAGATGGAGCTTATTTCAAACACGAAGGACACAGAAGAAAGCCATTCAAGCAGATTCTACCGTAACAGTGACCTCTTCCCTTCTGTAAACTCTACCTACAAGATAGATGACAGTCAACAACTAAGACTAAGTTACGGACGAAGCATAAACAGACCAGAATTCCGCGAAGTGTCTTCATCGGTTTACTATGATTTCGACTTGGCATCAAGCATACAGGGAAACACTGAGCTTAAAAACTGCCATGTAGATAATCTTGATTTGAGATATGAATTATATCCGTCACGCGGAGAAATGATCACACTAGCATTATTCTACAAGCATTTCGATTCGCCTATAGAATGGACATACACTGTGGCTGGTGGAACAGACCTTATCTATTCTTTTAAGAATGCTCTTTCTGCCAACAACTATGGTATTGAACTTGACATTCGCAAAGATCTCTCATTCATAGGTCTGCCTAATTTCAGTTGGTCGTTCAACGGTTCATTAATAAAGAGTAGAGTAAACTTCGAGAAAGGGTCGAAAGAGGAAAATAGACCCATGCAAGGTCAATCTCCTTACCTTATAAATACCGGACTTTTTTACAGCAACCATCGTCACGGTTTTGACATGGCATTACTCTACAACCGCATAGGAAAAAGAATAATCGGTGTAGGCAGAAGCGAAGGTTCTGCAGGAAGCGAAGACAACGCAAGAATACCTGATAGCTACGAAATGCCAAGAAATACAATTGACTTCACAGCTACAAAGCGCATAGGAAGTCATATTGAACTTAAACTGAGTTTCAGGGATATTCTCAACGAAAATGTAACATACAAACAGTTTGCCGACGTGACATATCCAAACGGCAATAAAAAAACGATAGAAGAAGTTACAAGAAAATATAAACCAGGACGAAATATAGGCTTAACAGCTATATATAAGTTTTAATCACAAAAAACATTAAGATGAAAAGTATGAAAATCTTAGGATGCATTGGCATCCTTGCAATGGCTGTTTCAATGACAGCATGCAGCAGCAGTAACGACAATGTAACAGACAATGGGACAAACACTGGAAACGGTACAGGCACAACATCATACGTCTGGACTACAGACGGAGGTTTGAAAGCTTGCGACCACATTCTGTTCAGCAAGGGAAAGGAAGATGCGAATGGAATTGAAATTGGAAACGGAGATCAGGAATTCGTTTTTACTGGCAAACAGACTTTAAAGAAAGGCACTTATGTGCTTAATGGATGGGTATATATTGGCAATGGGGCACAACTTACAATCGAACCTGGAACAATAATAAAAGGTGACAAGGATTCAAAGGCTGCGCTAATAGTAGAACGTGGCGGAAAACTTATAGCCAAGGGTACAGCAGATGCACCGATAATATTTACCTCAGAACAAGCTAAGGGTAGCAGAAAACCTGGTGACTGGGGAGGTATTATACTTTGCGGAAAAGCCAAAAATAATCAGAATGAAATGCAGATTGAAGGCGGTCCACGTACTAAGCATGGCGGTAATGACGATACCGACAATTCAGGAATCCTGAGTTATGTTCGTATTGAGTTTGCTGGTTACCCATTCCAGAAGGATAAGGAGATTAATGGTCTTACTTTCGGTTCTGTAGGAAATGGCACACAAATAGACCATGTGCAGGTAAGCTATAGCAATGACGACTCTTTTGAATGGTTTGGCGGAAACGTAAACTGCAAATATCTTATTGCATACAAAGGTTGGGATGATGATTTTGATACCGACAATGGATTTTCTGGTAACGTTCAGTTTGGTCTCGCCATCCGTGACTCAAAGATTGCAGATACATCACAGAGCAACGGATTTGAAAGCGACAACTGTGCAGACGGTTCAGCTGTTAGTCCATACACTACTGCAACATTCTCTAACATAACATTTGTAGGTCCGAAGCTAGACAACAACTTTGTCAATACTCCTGATTATATCACCGGCGGAAGTTATAATCCTAACAATGGTTCTGCACTTGGAAAATTTCAGGCAGCAATGCATCTAAGACGCAACTCTAGACTGAACTGCATAAATTCTATAGCAATCGGTTGGCCTATTGGATTAATTCTTGATAACCAGAAGGGTGATACACAAGGTGCAGCTACAGCAGGAAACATGAAACTTCAAAACATCTACTTTGCAGGAATGGATGCTGTAGGAACAGATGCCAACAAGATTTATGACGATGTATTAGTTACAGGATATGATGCAGACTCAAAGCCTATCATGGATAGCAGCAAAAAGTCATTCTCTAGCACATTCTTCCTTGCACAAAACGGGAACAAGTATTTTGACAAATGGACTGATCTATTATTAAACAATAGTTATATTCCACAAGCAAAAAGTCCTGTACTTAGTGGGGCATCATTCACAGGCATAGGCTCTTGGTTTACTCAAGTATCATACCTCGGTGCACTGAACGCTGGTGATACTTGGACATCAGGCTGGACAAACTTTGATCCACAAAACACAGACTATTAAATAGGACAGTTATATAATTCAACATCTGAGGTGCATCACTACAATAAGTGATGCACCTCTTTTTGTGTTCCCATTTGCTGAAAAAAATGCGGTGTTGGCTGATTTTATTTTTAAAAGAATACTATATATGTTTATATTTGCAGAAAGCAATTGCTAATAAGCACAAAAGAACATGCAATTTTTAAATAAACATTACGTTATAAAAACAATGAAAATGAAGTTATCCAC
Protein-coding sequences here:
- a CDS encoding glycoside hydrolase family 95 protein encodes the protein MNAKTIIPLLFSMMSLNTYSADLNLWYNRPAAIWQEALPVGNGRMGAMIYGGVNHERIQLNENTVWGGSPYNNYRAINPDTLTKIRNLIFTGDTRSAEQMINMYFMTGQHGMPYETVGSLLIDAPFIDKPTSYRRELDLSRAVATTKFDIDGVTYKREVISSFTDNVVIIHISASKPHSISFNASFDSPLPHTVGLEEGRLVLKGKCLSHEGVEGKIRMQTVLDVKNEGGKTELTSSRLIVSNATDVVLYLSSATNFVNYHDISGNETEKSVALLENAMKKNFSTAIVNHVDYYKKQFGRVSLDLPCTADINKPTDRRLADFNKDNDPSFVSLVFQYGRYLLISSSQPGGQAANLQGLWNDNLNAPWDGKYTININTEMNYWPAQTTNLSETEFPLIQLVKDISVTGRKTAAEMYGAKGYVAHHNTDIWRSTGMVDGATWGMWPNGAGWLSTHLWQRYLFNGDKGYLENVYPQLKGAADFYLTAMVKHPKYGWMVTCPSISPEHGPHGASSVVAGCTMDNQIAFDVLSNALQASEILKEPQEYIDSLKDRLTLLAPMQVGRYGQLQEWLEDEDDPHDNHRHVSHAYGLFPSSQISATRTPQLFEAVKNTLLQRGDEATGWSIGWKINLWARLLDGNHAYKLIRCLLDILPSDNVAREYPHGRMYPNLFDAHPPFQIDGNFGFTAGIAEMLLQSHDGAVHVLPALPDEWHSGNVKGLKARGGFEVAMQWKDNKVKKIEVKSTIGGNLRLRSYVPLTGKDLKVAKGVNPNHLYDIVSGKKPIVSSEAKLKQPQLMKTYEYDIMTKAGKEYKVYAK
- a CDS encoding family 43 glycosylhydrolase, with amino-acid sequence MRNKTLKTILYIILLFSSITVSAWEGMAMPQLHVEGRYFKDSNGNIVNLHGFAQTYSPWFNERGTKWNNYDVNACLTYNQGLINDILNAGWKVNFLRLHMDPYWSNTPGIRTTGENDISAFDYDRFTKYFQSVFVPMAKYAISHGLYVIMRPPGVCPESIAVGDAYQQYLIKVWNYVSADSYIKNNPNIMFELANEPVRIWSDGKQAGFKELSEYFQTITNTIRANCNNIVLVPGLSYQANYEGFADYPIKGENVGYAVHCYPGWYNSGSENTPNVNYQLFNDGWNKQIKPISDLAPIVVTEMDWAPEKYNSSFGKGVTGTAGGTGFGANFKKITDDCGNVSWLIFTTPELLAQFKDEQGNGDTFLTDNEACPWPAYHWYQDYANKQYPHTDFTFKSCSDNGDGTFTNPVIQADFPDPDVQKVGDTYYMVTTTMHNFPGCTLLKSKDLVNWEYCCNPLEKMSVNAEYNLEDGKNIYSKGAWANSLMYKNGKFYILFNAFGNGDDAGGYLLSATNAEGPWTMTRLSRGYYDPGLMTDEDGTTYVVCGNGNLKVIQLDDNFAPVKEADVDGGFDGLEGSHFFKKDGYYYIYSTCCAWPATQWCFRSKNVFGPYEKKEVFNSDDIHQGAMIQTQSGEWWTMLMKDCGAFGRMPYLLPVTWNDNWPVIGNNGVDAGTYTKPNVGVNYDRKYMPTNDNFKNYLLGSQWQWNHNPDKAKWSLLENPGRLRLYTASVTDSLQKSRNMLTQRIFGYRDNTKPSYGTIRMNISKMYDGDMAGIAVFQNPYAYIAINKQGSNFNLVQSNTADKKVYSNVIACDSVIYLRAVADIATSKATFYYSLDNVTYTKFGQDLDMKYNLSVFVGNRFGIFNYATKELGGHVDVDWFSTEKDFSEDTFYDKSSVAHSESYLTAVSISADKPSYSLLTNSAKSFVLTATYKDGHTEDITSSANYKVSNDKVVGVKNARLTSYNEGNAVVTASYNDALGNTVSTNINIFVNTFPLTAAGINPSIYASGAFDESTHTLVTGQYGFGGWEYTNGVDFSSYKYIVIELNKAQSNGASFRLFDENSYWSSPSMTDIGSSTTVRIELAKLVKNKTTTPLDLSHIYIAGFWSLGGGDISIKNIFFSNDGDTPVTGIQQIEETDKFVDVYNLSGMLLYSKLKMADVFKKLSKGVYIISGKCVAIK
- a CDS encoding TonB-dependent receptor, coding for MKRFKRETVALLLMMITNFGFAQRINGNVVDKKTGEPLIGATVQVEGCDIAAVTDASGKFSLSGLKNDGAYNLIIKYISYQTRKIDGVQSSSNEQDNTISVALKEDEQQLGEVTITAVERKNTEVAMVQLAKNSSVIVSNISAQEIQRTQDSNAGEVIRRVPGVSLIEDKFVMVRGLSQRYNNVWINGGAVPSSEADARAFSFDIIPSSQIDNLTIIKTPSSDYPADYTGGFILVNTKEIPEENSFNISVGGNWNSSSAFRNFYSAKHSATDFLGFDNGMRSMNKMNNNWNVKRSTPIGDMKLAMGYNHKWNIRGNKVGLIAAANYSSEQQTHENMENNLFGVYDVANDRSNYLRKSTDNQYSTNVRLGAMLNITFLSAGGNNKYQFKNIFNQIGNSRYTWRDGVSAQANLERSAEYYYRSRTTYNGQFTGKHTFSSDALDWSIGYAYANRNLPDRRRYLTDDALESGVYALSTGNDISREWTRLDEHILSASINDAHKFKFNSWQPVLKFGAYGEYRTRKYTTHEFIYNWNADNNTLPTNFRHMDIPTLLSDGSNYGDNKLNLLELVRMRNNYSGHNSLAAGYLAASLPFGKLDINAGVRYEYNQMELISNTKDTEESHSSRFYRNSDLFPSVNSTYKIDDSQQLRLSYGRSINRPEFREVSSSVYYDFDLASSIQGNTELKNCHVDNLDLRYELYPSRGEMITLALFYKHFDSPIEWTYTVAGGTDLIYSFKNALSANNYGIELDIRKDLSFIGLPNFSWSFNGSLIKSRVNFEKGSKEENRPMQGQSPYLINTGLFYSNHRHGFDMALLYNRIGKRIIGVGRSEGSAGSEDNARIPDSYEMPRNTIDFTATKRIGSHIELKLSFRDILNENVTYKQFADVTYPNGNKKTIEEVTRKYKPGRNIGLTAIYKF